In one window of candidate division TA06 bacterium B3_TA06 DNA:
- a CDS encoding molecular chaperone Tir, with the protein METPKVFISHASEDKTRFVLDLDKRLRAQGIDVWLDKREILAGDNLVDKIFEEGIKKTQAVIVVLSQYSIEKPWPKAERDVSVIKKINENIRLIPLILDIQDEEVPESLKPYRWVRVKDLNDYEDELNEIINSIYEHREKPPLGEPPKYAQTRIELIPDLTKLDNLVLKLSCERLIEQGYAHLIEGEEIFEAVQPFEIDFNAMMESLEILDRRNLIDLKKFLGSNSEGAKGFCFHVTEWGMDAYLKAYREDYESIFKSTVASIVNKNGGDNFSIASHLNVPEVIIDHVITHLKWEKYIKAEYVGGGQIYIYEVNPELKRWLQNNR; encoded by the coding sequence ATGGAGACTCCGAAAGTCTTTATCAGTCACGCTAGCGAAGATAAGACCAGATTTGTTTTAGACTTAGACAAGAGGTTACGTGCTCAAGGTATAGACGTCTGGTTAGATAAACGGGAAATACTTGCAGGTGACAATCTTGTCGACAAGATATTCGAAGAGGGGATAAAGAAGACTCAGGCCGTGATTGTAGTCCTTTCTCAATACAGTATTGAGAAACCTTGGCCTAAAGCTGAACGAGATGTCAGTGTTATTAAAAAGATAAATGAAAATATTAGACTTATCCCGTTAATCCTTGACATACAAGACGAGGAAGTTCCGGAGAGCTTAAAGCCATATCGCTGGGTTAGGGTTAAGGATCTTAACGATTACGAAGATGAACTCAATGAAATAATCAACTCAATTTACGAACACCGGGAGAAGCCCCCACTAGGTGAACCCCCTAAATATGCCCAAACCAGAATTGAGCTAATACCTGATTTAACTAAACTAGACAACTTAGTACTTAAGTTGTCTTGCGAAAGACTTATTGAACAAGGTTACGCTCACCTCATTGAAGGAGAAGAAATCTTCGAAGCAGTCCAGCCGTTCGAAATAGACTTCAACGCAATGATGGAATCACTAGAGATTCTTGACAGAAGGAATCTTATCGATTTAAAGAAATTTCTTGGCTCCAATAGTGAAGGAGCTAAAGGATTCTGTTTTCATGTAACTGAATGGGGAATGGACGCATACCTCAAAGCATATCGAGAAGATTACGAATCGATATTCAAATCAACTGTCGCTTCAATCGTCAATAAAAATGGCGGAGACAACTTCTCAATAGCATCTCATTTAAACGTTCCAGAGGTAATAATCGACCATGTTATTACCCATTTAAAGTGGGAAAAATACATAAAAGCAGAATATGTTGGAGGAGGACAGATTTACATTTATGAAGTTAACCCTGAATTAAAACGTTGGTTGCAAAACAATCGATGA